A region from the Chitinophaga sp. Cy-1792 genome encodes:
- a CDS encoding outer membrane beta-barrel protein, whose protein sequence is MRLVKKITALIFLLTLGYQSLQAQALIALVFGKKITTTRLHVGIMVGLAGSYLEDATGQQPRYGLAIGAYTTYDLKKNWQLAMDIIMRSPKGARQLRYENAFQPPDDDQLVGQDFNRLITYMSFSPMIRYQFTPSFGLAVGPYGAIRTKAKDEFQKGTENGELTYTHNTKDNIHRIDGGATFDLQYVLMKGKGLRFNVQYNLGLGNIYKDDLQGKNRQFLVAVGIPIGAR, encoded by the coding sequence ATGAGATTAGTAAAGAAGATAACCGCATTAATTTTCCTGCTTACGCTTGGTTATCAGTCGCTGCAGGCGCAGGCGCTGATTGCGTTGGTATTCGGTAAAAAGATTACCACTACCCGTTTGCATGTTGGTATTATGGTAGGGCTGGCCGGCAGTTACCTGGAAGATGCTACCGGGCAGCAGCCCAGGTATGGATTGGCTATTGGCGCCTATACTACCTATGATCTCAAAAAGAACTGGCAGCTGGCCATGGATATTATTATGCGTAGTCCTAAGGGTGCCAGGCAGCTGCGTTATGAGAACGCTTTTCAGCCACCCGACGATGACCAGCTGGTAGGACAGGATTTTAACAGGCTGATCACCTATATGTCTTTTTCGCCAATGATCAGGTACCAGTTTACGCCTTCGTTTGGACTGGCAGTTGGCCCTTACGGTGCCATTCGTACCAAAGCAAAGGATGAGTTTCAGAAAGGCACTGAAAATGGTGAGCTCACTTATACACATAATACAAAGGATAATATTCACCGGATAGATGGCGGAGCAACTTTCGACCTACAGTATGTGTTGATGAAAGGGAAAGGACTCCGATTTAATGTGCAGTATAACCTGGGACTGGGAAATATCTATAAGGATGATCTGCAGGGAAAAAACAGGCAATTCCTGGTAGCGGTAGGTATTCCAATCGGCGCCAGATAA
- a CDS encoding DoxX family membrane protein, which yields MKPLFVLLGTFIISVLIIKITRNEYAWALAGRIAMAVMLFFTASAHFAFSKGMEMMLPPAIPFKKFMVALTGILEIAGGIGLLLASTQKLAGICLIIFFLAILPANIYASLHQVDYQKGNTNGNGPKYLWFRIPLQVLFIAWVYLSAVY from the coding sequence ATGAAACCACTATTTGTTTTACTGGGGACCTTTATCATCAGCGTCCTGATCATAAAAATTACCCGCAACGAGTACGCATGGGCATTGGCAGGCCGCATTGCTATGGCTGTCATGTTGTTTTTTACGGCATCGGCACATTTTGCCTTTTCAAAAGGCATGGAAATGATGTTGCCCCCTGCTATTCCTTTTAAAAAATTTATGGTAGCCCTGACAGGCATCCTCGAAATTGCAGGCGGCATCGGATTACTGCTGGCATCTACACAAAAACTGGCAGGCATCTGCCTGATTATCTTCTTTCTGGCAATATTACCCGCAAACATCTACGCCTCCCTGCATCAGGTCGATTATCAGAAAGGCAATACCAATGGCAACGGCCCCAAATATCTATGGTTCCGTATCCCTTTACAGGTATTGTTTATTGCATGGGTTTATCTCAGTGCAGTGTATTAA
- a CDS encoding protein phosphatase 2C domain-containing protein produces the protein MKVYTTLKMGEHHLNHCEDYLLTADIGAGKIICAVMDGCSMGAESFFAASLTGKLLRKIARSHYYQEFLDNRNSSSTALLRSVLRQLFWELGTLQKMLQLDIYELLNTLVLAIGESSGKEMEFICIGDGLIVIDSALYEFDQHNMPDYIGYHLQEDFDQWFETQQQRISVKDIRQFSLCTDGVLTFRRFDTREYAEIADILSFLLMDDHGADTCHMLDRKMIAIEHIYGLKPVDDVAIVRVCFDK, from the coding sequence ATGAAAGTATATACTACCCTGAAAATGGGGGAGCATCACCTGAATCATTGTGAAGATTATCTGCTCACCGCCGACATAGGCGCGGGCAAGATCATCTGTGCCGTTATGGACGGTTGTTCCATGGGCGCAGAAAGCTTCTTTGCTGCCTCTCTGACAGGTAAGCTGCTGCGGAAAATCGCCAGGTCACACTACTATCAGGAGTTCCTGGACAACCGGAATTCATCTTCCACCGCATTACTCCGGTCTGTGCTCCGTCAGCTCTTCTGGGAGTTGGGGACACTGCAGAAGATGCTGCAGCTGGATATCTATGAGCTGTTGAATACGCTGGTGCTGGCCATTGGTGAGTCGTCCGGAAAAGAAATGGAATTCATCTGTATCGGCGACGGGCTGATCGTTATAGACAGCGCGTTATACGAATTTGATCAGCATAATATGCCGGATTATATAGGTTATCATCTGCAGGAAGATTTTGATCAGTGGTTTGAGACACAGCAACAGCGTATATCCGTTAAGGATATACGTCAGTTTTCACTTTGTACGGATGGCGTACTAACCTTCCGGCGGTTTGATACCCGCGAATATGCGGAGATTGCGGATATCCTTAGTTTTCTGCTGATGGATGACCATGGAGCAGATACCTGCCATATGCTGGATAGGAAAATGATTGCCATAGAGCATATTTATGGATTGAAGCCCGTGGATGATGTGGCGATTGTCAGGGTTTGTTTTGATAAGTAA
- a CDS encoding VWA domain-containing protein, whose protein sequence is MSNDTTLRKWRLILGGDQHDGTGYTLNTADQQIDNTLEALYDNNRKGGLGPSSPNVNRWLGDIRTFFPSSVVKIMQQDALKRLNLTQLLLEKEILENTDADVHLVATLLSLSNVIPAKTKDTARLVVRKVTDELVRRLSQPMQQAVTGALNRSARNRRPRHNEINWPLTIQKNLKHYQPEFKTIIPETKIGYGRKRTALKDVILCLDQSGSMGTSVVYSGIFGAVMASIPALQTRMVVFDTAVADLTEQLQDPVDLLFGVQLGGGTDIQLALSYCQQVIPRPADTVMVLITDLYEGGNPANMRKRAAELVSAGVQLIVLLALNDDGTPGYDHENAQFLADMGVPVFACTPDKFPDLMATALSKQDVMQWAHANDISK, encoded by the coding sequence ATGAGCAACGATACCACCTTACGCAAATGGCGCCTGATACTCGGTGGCGACCAGCATGACGGTACCGGCTATACGCTTAATACCGCCGACCAGCAAATCGACAATACGCTGGAAGCCCTCTACGACAACAACAGGAAAGGCGGCCTCGGGCCCTCTTCTCCCAATGTAAACAGGTGGCTGGGAGATATACGTACCTTCTTCCCTTCTTCCGTCGTGAAGATTATGCAGCAGGATGCACTGAAACGACTCAATCTCACCCAGCTGCTCCTGGAAAAGGAAATACTGGAAAATACCGATGCAGATGTACATCTGGTAGCAACGTTGCTGTCACTCAGCAATGTTATCCCGGCCAAAACAAAAGATACGGCCCGCCTGGTGGTACGTAAGGTGACGGATGAACTGGTTCGCCGCTTGTCGCAACCCATGCAGCAGGCAGTAACCGGCGCCCTGAACCGTAGTGCGCGCAACCGCCGGCCCCGTCACAACGAAATCAACTGGCCGCTTACGATACAGAAGAACCTGAAGCATTACCAGCCGGAATTTAAAACCATCATCCCGGAAACGAAAATCGGCTATGGCCGCAAACGCACCGCCCTGAAGGATGTAATCCTCTGCCTGGACCAGAGTGGCTCCATGGGCACTTCTGTGGTATATTCCGGCATCTTCGGTGCTGTGATGGCTTCTATTCCCGCCCTGCAAACCCGCATGGTAGTATTTGACACCGCAGTGGCCGACCTCACCGAACAGCTGCAAGACCCTGTAGACCTGCTTTTCGGCGTACAACTGGGAGGAGGCACAGATATACAGCTGGCCCTATCCTATTGCCAGCAGGTAATACCCCGGCCAGCCGATACCGTCATGGTGCTGATTACCGATCTTTATGAAGGGGGCAATCCGGCCAATATGCGCAAACGCGCCGCCGAACTGGTGAGTGCAGGCGTACAGCTGATAGTACTGCTGGCATTGAATGATGATGGCACGCCTGGTTATGATCATGAAAATGCACAGTTCCTGGCGGATATGGGAGTGCCTGTATTTGCGTGTACGCCTGATAAATTCCCGGACTTAATGGCGACGGCACTGTCTAAACAGGATGTTATGCAGTGGGCGCATGCCAATGATATTTCCAAATAA
- a CDS encoding DUF5682 family protein — MPVHILGIRHHGPGSASNVLAYLEALQPDIILVEGPPEADELLQWANHEQLQPPVAILAYEPEKPNHSSFYPYAIFSPEWQAITYARKRNIPVRFMDLPLTYVYGIENEKNAAADTTADIAPAAENQNSAAATTAEQSHTFDPVALLAVADGFSDGEQWWEHMFEYRRDNQDIFDAVMEAMTVLRQEVPSTNDSLNPLREAWMRKMIRQAEKEMYPEIAVICGAWHAPALKNMPAAKEDNELLKGLPKVKVACSWTPWTYNRLSTRSGYGAGIQSPGWYQHKWKHPDDDGTRWLTLVAKLFREHQMDISTAHVMEAVRLSNALASLRDLPAPGLEELNEAVVTVLCNGNDYPMQLINEQLIISNRIGSVPDDIPKAPLQADIERQQKKLRLSVTADFKDYLLDLRQPNDLQRSVFLHRLQLLDINWGEQKYTGGKGTFKEQWRLQWEPALAVDIIDKSCWGNTVETAAASYVTDQATRTPDLKAVCRMLESCIPAELPAATALLIQQVSNMAATNSDVIQLMEVLPPLVSITRYGNVRNTDASMVLAIIESIVTRICINLPAASTNITDDAVNALLDLYYAMNDAILTLQQPALAESWTQALHKVITGSNSAKALAGYATRLLSDAQHIDKETLIMRFSVAMSVANPPADAAAWLEGFLRGSGTLLLIDDTLFSLLRNWVDSLDAEIFIQLLPLLRRTFAAFTAPERRQIGDKIKSNATGGAPAAIIASDIDDARAIAGIPVILQLLGHTPAQTPVL, encoded by the coding sequence ATGCCTGTACACATACTGGGTATACGACACCATGGCCCGGGTTCTGCCAGCAATGTACTGGCATACCTGGAAGCCTTACAACCCGATATCATCCTGGTGGAAGGTCCGCCGGAAGCAGATGAACTGCTGCAATGGGCTAATCATGAACAGCTGCAGCCACCGGTGGCCATACTGGCCTATGAGCCGGAAAAACCCAACCACAGCAGCTTTTACCCTTACGCTATTTTCTCACCGGAATGGCAGGCCATTACGTATGCCCGTAAACGTAATATCCCTGTCCGCTTTATGGACCTTCCCCTGACCTACGTCTACGGGATAGAAAACGAAAAAAATGCCGCTGCTGACACTACTGCCGATATTGCTCCTGCTGCCGAAAATCAGAACAGCGCAGCCGCCACCACCGCGGAACAATCCCATACCTTTGATCCTGTCGCACTGCTGGCAGTAGCCGACGGCTTCAGCGACGGTGAACAATGGTGGGAACATATGTTTGAATACCGCCGGGATAACCAGGATATTTTCGACGCCGTCATGGAAGCCATGACCGTACTCCGACAGGAAGTACCTTCCACTAACGACAGCCTGAACCCACTCCGTGAAGCATGGATGCGCAAAATGATCCGTCAGGCAGAAAAGGAAATGTATCCCGAAATAGCCGTTATATGCGGTGCCTGGCATGCCCCCGCACTGAAAAATATGCCGGCAGCCAAAGAGGACAATGAACTGCTGAAAGGATTACCCAAAGTGAAAGTTGCCTGCAGCTGGACACCCTGGACCTATAACCGCCTCAGCACCCGTAGCGGATATGGCGCCGGTATACAGTCGCCTGGATGGTACCAGCATAAATGGAAACATCCCGACGATGACGGCACCCGATGGCTTACCCTCGTAGCGAAACTCTTCCGGGAACACCAGATGGATATCTCTACCGCACATGTGATGGAAGCCGTACGACTAAGTAATGCCCTGGCATCGCTGAGAGACCTGCCAGCACCCGGACTGGAAGAACTCAATGAAGCCGTCGTTACCGTGCTTTGTAACGGCAACGACTACCCGATGCAACTGATTAACGAGCAGCTTATCATCAGTAACAGGATAGGCAGCGTTCCTGACGATATCCCCAAAGCTCCGTTGCAGGCGGATATAGAACGACAACAGAAAAAACTTCGTTTATCCGTTACCGCAGACTTCAAAGATTACCTGCTCGACCTCCGTCAGCCCAATGACCTCCAACGCAGTGTTTTCCTGCATCGCCTGCAACTGCTGGACATCAACTGGGGTGAACAGAAATATACCGGCGGCAAAGGCACCTTTAAGGAGCAATGGCGCCTGCAATGGGAGCCTGCGCTGGCAGTAGACATCATCGATAAAAGCTGCTGGGGAAATACCGTAGAAACCGCAGCTGCCAGCTATGTCACCGACCAGGCAACACGTACGCCCGACCTCAAAGCGGTATGCCGCATGCTGGAATCCTGCATCCCTGCCGAATTACCCGCAGCCACTGCACTCCTGATACAACAGGTCAGCAATATGGCCGCCACCAACAGCGATGTTATCCAGCTCATGGAAGTATTGCCGCCGCTGGTAAGCATCACCCGCTATGGCAACGTAAGAAATACAGATGCCTCCATGGTGCTGGCCATCATAGAAAGTATCGTCACCAGGATATGTATCAATTTGCCGGCGGCCAGCACCAACATCACGGATGATGCGGTCAACGCCCTCCTGGATTTATACTATGCGATGAATGATGCCATCCTTACCCTGCAGCAGCCTGCGCTGGCGGAAAGCTGGACACAGGCCCTGCACAAGGTCATCACTGGCAGCAACAGCGCCAAAGCCCTCGCAGGATATGCCACCCGCCTCCTCAGCGATGCACAACATATCGATAAGGAAACACTGATCATGCGTTTTAGTGTAGCCATGTCAGTAGCCAACCCGCCTGCTGATGCAGCCGCCTGGCTGGAAGGCTTCCTCCGTGGCAGCGGCACCCTCCTGCTCATCGACGATACCCTCTTCTCCCTGTTACGCAACTGGGTGGATAGCCTGGATGCGGAAATATTCATACAGCTGTTGCCGTTACTACGCAGAACTTTCGCGGCCTTCACGGCGCCCGAAAGAAGACAGATAGGCGACAAAATAAAAAGCAATGCCACAGGGGGCGCACCTGCTGCCATTATAGCGAGTGATATAGACGACGCTCGCGCCATTGCCGGCATCCCCGTTATTCTTCAACTGCTGGGACATACTCCTGCACAAACGCCTGTACTATGA
- a CDS encoding AAA family ATPase, whose product MSNILRQHAETLYATELEELKKQDSGKRPHNWIMTPQSVVTYLIGGKLHNGFEVSPKYIGNRRLMEIAVATLATDRALLLYGLPGTAKSWVSEHLAAAISGDSTMIVQGTAGTSEESIRYGWNYAKLLSEGPTTNAIVETPVMRAMRDGKIARIEELTRIGADVQDTLITILSEKALPIPELNTEVQATRGFNVIATANNRDKGVNELSSALKRRFNTVILPVPDSMEEEIDIVQRRVESFEKVMELPAEKPALQEIRRIVTIFRELRSGITTDGKTKVKSPTGTLSTAEAISVVNNGLALAAYFGDGQLKAADMAAGIIGAVVKDPVQDKLVWQEYLETVLKPREEWKDIYRACRDLGA is encoded by the coding sequence ATGTCAAACATATTACGCCAGCATGCGGAAACCCTGTATGCTACTGAACTGGAAGAACTGAAGAAACAGGATAGCGGCAAACGCCCGCATAACTGGATCATGACACCACAGTCAGTGGTTACCTACCTCATTGGCGGCAAACTGCATAATGGTTTTGAAGTAAGCCCTAAATATATCGGCAACCGCCGCCTGATGGAAATCGCTGTTGCCACCCTGGCCACAGACCGTGCCCTGCTGTTATACGGGCTGCCCGGTACTGCCAAAAGCTGGGTAAGCGAACACCTGGCAGCTGCTATCAGTGGCGATTCCACCATGATCGTACAAGGCACCGCCGGCACCAGTGAAGAAAGCATCCGCTATGGCTGGAACTATGCGAAGTTGTTATCCGAAGGCCCGACCACCAATGCGATCGTTGAAACCCCTGTTATGCGTGCCATGAGAGACGGTAAAATCGCCCGCATAGAAGAGCTCACGCGTATAGGCGCCGACGTACAGGACACACTCATCACCATCCTGTCGGAGAAAGCATTGCCTATCCCTGAGCTCAACACGGAAGTACAGGCCACCAGGGGCTTTAATGTGATCGCCACGGCCAACAACAGGGACAAAGGTGTCAATGAACTGTCCAGCGCTTTAAAACGTAGGTTCAACACCGTTATACTGCCGGTTCCTGATTCTATGGAAGAAGAAATTGATATCGTACAACGCAGGGTAGAGAGTTTCGAAAAAGTAATGGAACTGCCTGCCGAAAAGCCCGCCCTCCAGGAGATACGCCGCATCGTTACGATCTTCAGGGAATTACGCAGCGGCATCACCACAGATGGTAAAACAAAAGTAAAATCGCCTACAGGCACCCTCAGCACCGCAGAGGCTATCAGCGTTGTCAACAACGGACTTGCACTGGCAGCCTATTTTGGCGATGGACAGCTGAAAGCTGCTGATATGGCCGCCGGCATCATCGGCGCCGTAGTAAAAGACCCCGTGCAGGACAAACTGGTATGGCAGGAATACCTGGAAACCGTACTGAAACCACGTGAAGAATGGAAAGATATCTATCGTGCCTGCAGAGACCTCGGCGCTTAA
- a CDS encoding DUF5691 domain-containing protein, whose protein sequence is MESWQQLINTALLGTNRQALPPLKTAGPLTDALQLVSNTAPDREALLLQTGAILMNYRQAGCQSLYMEDTLIRVSPDEERPYCSQEAVGSLTEAIELGSNALTKYWLELCSKAGHLIPPALLPMLMDKAIAAKQLRTPLMTCYGKRGEWLALLNPDWELLIPGNEMELSTATWETGTTGQRCAVLNATRKEDPDSGLTLLMETWKQENAATRAALLECLETGLNSNDIPWLQQLTAEKSIKVKEKAWELLRLLPESDIVQQYWQLIKSSITLQNGHIGITEPELPLPADIYKSGIDKLPASAMNLTDELYQLQQLIAAVPCSFFQEYLQEDITTCVQLLSAAGFEKPLLKAAITFKETAWITALLQQTSEFYPDVFHLIAANDLQLYAMRFVEKEGSAVILKMGESSTEWSIPLTEQIFKFIAMHPYSYNRNYFLELAHLLPTAVLQTEDKNIFGDILYNQTAWKSLRDNLSALLACKSAMHHQFQAK, encoded by the coding sequence ATGGAAAGCTGGCAACAACTCATCAATACCGCACTACTCGGCACCAACCGCCAGGCACTGCCCCCGCTGAAAACAGCAGGGCCACTCACAGATGCACTCCAACTCGTTAGCAATACTGCTCCCGACAGAGAAGCGCTTCTCCTGCAAACCGGCGCCATCCTGATGAACTACAGACAGGCTGGTTGTCAGTCGCTGTACATGGAGGATACGCTGATACGCGTGAGCCCCGATGAAGAAAGACCCTATTGCAGCCAGGAAGCTGTTGGCAGCCTGACGGAAGCCATCGAACTTGGCAGCAATGCACTCACGAAATACTGGCTGGAACTATGCAGTAAGGCAGGCCACCTGATCCCGCCGGCATTATTACCTATGCTGATGGACAAAGCCATCGCCGCCAAACAACTACGCACACCACTGATGACCTGCTACGGCAAACGGGGCGAATGGCTGGCATTACTCAATCCCGACTGGGAACTGCTCATCCCCGGCAATGAAATGGAACTTTCCACTGCCACCTGGGAAACCGGCACCACCGGACAACGCTGCGCTGTTCTTAATGCCACCAGGAAAGAAGATCCTGACAGCGGACTAACCCTCTTAATGGAAACATGGAAACAGGAAAATGCCGCTACCAGAGCAGCTTTGCTGGAATGCCTCGAAACAGGCCTCAACAGCAACGATATCCCATGGCTGCAACAACTCACTGCCGAGAAAAGTATAAAAGTAAAAGAGAAAGCCTGGGAGCTGTTAAGGCTACTGCCGGAAAGTGATATCGTACAACAATACTGGCAACTGATAAAATCGTCCATCACCCTGCAAAACGGACATATCGGCATTACCGAACCTGAATTGCCGCTACCAGCGGACATCTACAAGTCAGGCATAGACAAACTGCCGGCATCTGCCATGAACCTGACAGACGAATTATACCAGCTGCAACAGCTGATAGCAGCCGTGCCCTGCTCCTTCTTCCAGGAGTACCTGCAGGAGGATATTACTACCTGCGTGCAACTTCTGTCTGCCGCAGGCTTCGAAAAACCTTTGCTGAAAGCCGCCATCACATTTAAGGAAACAGCCTGGATCACGGCCTTGCTACAACAAACATCGGAGTTCTATCCGGATGTATTTCACCTCATCGCAGCCAATGACCTGCAATTATATGCCATGCGCTTTGTCGAAAAAGAAGGCAGCGCCGTCATCCTGAAAATGGGTGAAAGCAGTACAGAATGGAGCATTCCGCTGACAGAACAGATTTTTAAGTTCATCGCCATGCACCCCTACAGCTATAACAGGAACTACTTCCTGGAATTGGCCCACCTGTTGCCTACAGCTGTATTGCAAACAGAAGATAAAAACATCTTCGGTGACATACTGTATAACCAGACTGCCTGGAAAAGCCTGCGGGATAACCTTTCCGCGCTCCTGGCATGCAAAAGCGCCATGCATCATCAATTTCAAGCTAAATAA
- a CDS encoding SWIM zinc finger domain-containing protein → MTLTEEQVLASAPDDASRKAGKELGSLHKWVSTGKSEEALWGACKGSGAKPYQTQVDLQQLAFKCSCPSRKFPCKHGIGLLLLFARQPQQIPADAHPDWVSEWLERRTATAEKKAEKQQEQAEKGSPANTRQRNNARDEKVMQGIEELLLWLKDMVRNGIIHLPEKNHSYWENTSRRLIDAQAPGLAAMVRNLGETQFFQQNWQQDFMQQLLRLYVVIQGYKHLEQLPEPLQEDIRQLCGFTVNQDYLRSLPGITDIWQVLGKQVTEQDRLVTERYWLYGENTRRTAVVLQFYTRHVTTAQFSLTPGTCINGELVYFPSASPLRAILKDYRNSNTTMVSNGMQQWDEVLAAQTEVSSLLPVFYDNIYILQQLQPVMHNGNWYLQDRQRQLMRIKDGYTKIWKLLAISGGKPLPMAVTGSQQTYEPIGIWDQYHQYKLL, encoded by the coding sequence ATGACCTTAACTGAAGAACAGGTACTTGCATCTGCGCCCGATGATGCTTCCCGCAAAGCGGGGAAAGAACTTGGCAGTCTACATAAATGGGTCAGTACCGGCAAAAGTGAGGAAGCCCTCTGGGGCGCCTGTAAAGGTAGTGGCGCAAAACCTTATCAAACCCAGGTAGATCTGCAACAACTCGCCTTTAAATGCAGCTGCCCCAGCCGCAAATTCCCCTGCAAACATGGCATCGGACTACTATTACTTTTCGCCCGGCAGCCACAGCAGATCCCGGCAGACGCACATCCCGACTGGGTTTCGGAATGGCTGGAACGCCGCACCGCGACCGCAGAAAAAAAGGCAGAAAAACAACAGGAACAAGCCGAAAAAGGTAGTCCCGCCAATACCAGACAACGCAATAATGCCCGTGATGAAAAAGTCATGCAGGGCATCGAAGAGCTGCTGCTATGGCTGAAAGACATGGTACGAAACGGCATTATTCATCTACCCGAAAAAAACCACTCCTACTGGGAAAATACCAGCAGGAGACTTATAGATGCACAGGCTCCCGGCCTGGCCGCCATGGTGCGAAACCTGGGCGAAACACAATTCTTTCAGCAAAACTGGCAGCAGGATTTCATGCAGCAACTACTACGGTTATACGTTGTTATCCAGGGATACAAACACCTGGAACAACTACCGGAACCTTTGCAGGAAGATATCCGACAGCTATGCGGCTTTACCGTTAACCAGGACTATCTCCGGAGTCTGCCCGGCATCACCGACATCTGGCAGGTACTGGGGAAACAGGTCACAGAACAGGACCGGCTCGTCACCGAACGTTACTGGCTATACGGAGAAAATACCCGCCGCACCGCCGTCGTGCTCCAGTTCTATACCCGGCACGTTACCACCGCGCAGTTCTCGCTGACACCCGGCACCTGCATCAACGGTGAACTGGTATACTTCCCTTCTGCATCGCCACTACGCGCCATTCTCAAGGATTACAGAAACAGTAATACAACAATGGTCAGCAATGGCATGCAGCAATGGGATGAGGTACTGGCAGCCCAGACGGAGGTCAGCAGCCTGTTACCGGTTTTTTATGATAACATATACATCTTACAGCAACTACAACCTGTTATGCATAATGGTAACTGGTACCTGCAAGACAGGCAACGGCAGCTCATGCGCATAAAAGACGGCTATACGAAAATATGGAAGCTGCTCGCCATCAGCGGCGGAAAACCACTGCCCATGGCCGTTACCGGATCACAACAAACCTATGAGCCAATCGGCATATGGGATCAATATCATCAATACAAATTACTCTGA
- a CDS encoding NADPH-dependent FMN reductase, translating into MLKLKVISSTTRPGRKGPIIAKWISAVAAANPAFEVELLDLGDIHLPLMDEPFHPRLKKYEHEHTRKWSTLIDEADAFIFVTAEYNACFPAPLKNALDYLYTEWTNKPAGIVSYGGISGGTRATQLLKPVLTAFKMMPLPEGVVISMFDRFINDQEEFIADEMLNKSAGFMLMELEKWGNALKPLR; encoded by the coding sequence ATGCTGAAATTAAAAGTAATCAGTTCTACTACCCGTCCTGGCAGGAAAGGGCCCATCATCGCTAAGTGGATCAGTGCCGTGGCAGCGGCTAATCCGGCATTCGAAGTAGAGCTGCTGGATCTCGGGGACATTCACCTGCCTTTGATGGACGAACCATTCCATCCCCGTTTAAAAAAGTACGAGCATGAGCATACGAGAAAATGGAGTACACTGATCGATGAAGCGGATGCTTTCATTTTTGTAACAGCAGAATATAACGCCTGCTTTCCTGCGCCATTGAAAAATGCGCTGGATTATCTGTATACCGAATGGACAAACAAACCTGCAGGTATTGTAAGCTATGGTGGTATATCCGGTGGTACAAGGGCCACGCAGTTGCTGAAGCCTGTATTGACCGCATTCAAGATGATGCCACTGCCGGAAGGTGTGGTTATTTCCATGTTCGACAGGTTCATTAATGACCAGGAAGAATTTATTGCAGATGAGATGCTGAATAAATCTGCCGGGTTTATGCTGATGGAATTAGAGAAATGGGGAAATGCGCTGAAGCCTTTACGCTAG